In Candidatus Babeliales bacterium, the following proteins share a genomic window:
- a CDS encoding TonB family protein → MIERRRPALIILLIILSFLLHIGFLILFFLIKPPEHAPSMPSITFEEPPAPLSFAQQEPDPTGVASLKPRASNFGDPNEQNEPTEAAKNSLTKEHIEDENSDSEKNEEENSQDEKQKPTDQPEKNNEVVTTADTESMTQLIIDPKPENSEPLTPVPQKKRRRAKQQPVPSQIYGADVQTRSITFADIAQGFIHSIKNEGDDWLKRDGDDSKRPDPVEMRYISYIQKVVWYLQNSFRQSEPKSWPTAQSAMSFKITLNKEGEIHHIEIIKPSGNDLLDAFIRKRIEKAGPFPPLPDHFKRHHFQILLSFTVGDQRMPIIHGYIACM, encoded by the coding sequence ATGATCGAACGTCGTCGCCCAGCATTAATTATTTTGCTCATAATTCTTTCGTTTCTTTTACACATCGGCTTTCTCATACTTTTTTTTCTTATTAAGCCACCCGAGCATGCGCCTTCAATGCCATCAATCACCTTTGAAGAACCCCCTGCTCCCCTCAGCTTTGCGCAGCAAGAACCTGATCCGACCGGCGTTGCATCGCTTAAACCACGCGCTTCAAATTTTGGAGACCCGAACGAACAAAATGAACCAACCGAGGCAGCAAAAAATTCTTTAACCAAAGAGCATATTGAAGATGAGAATTCAGATTCTGAGAAAAACGAAGAAGAAAATTCTCAAGATGAGAAGCAAAAACCAACGGACCAACCTGAGAAAAATAATGAAGTTGTCACAACTGCCGACACCGAATCAATGACCCAGCTCATCATTGATCCAAAACCTGAAAACTCTGAACCTTTAACCCCAGTGCCGCAAAAAAAACGCCGTCGCGCAAAACAACAACCCGTTCCTTCTCAAATTTACGGCGCAGATGTTCAAACTCGTTCGATAACATTTGCTGATATTGCACAAGGTTTTATTCACAGTATAAAAAATGAGGGTGATGATTGGCTCAAAAGAGATGGCGATGATTCCAAACGCCCCGATCCAGTTGAAATGCGATATATCAGTTATATTCAAAAAGTTGTTTGGTATTTGCAAAATTCGTTTCGTCAATCTGAGCCTAAATCATGGCCAACCGCTCAATCCGCAATGAGTTTCAAAATAACGCTCAATAAAGAAGGCGAAATTCATCATATTGAAATTATTAAACCGTCGGGCAACGATCTTCTTGATGCATTTATTCGCAAAAGAATTGAGAAGGCCGGCCCCTTTCCGCCACTTCCTGACCATTTTAAACGGCATCATTTTCAAATTCTCCTTTCGTTCACCGTTGGCGATCAGCGCATGCCCATAATACACGGCTACATAGCCTGCATGTAG